The Anaerobacillus sp. CMMVII genome contains the following window.
AAAACAGTGGATTCGCTTAATAGATCTCTAGAGACGATAAGAGGGTCTAAAACAAATCTTGAAAAAGAATATACAGCCCTTGAAGAAAAATTAGAAGTTTTAGCGACTGAAAAAGAAGCGATAAATGAAGCGAAACTTGCGAAGGCAGAACTGGCAGCGAAATTGGCTTCAGAGGAACGAATGTTAGAAAGAGTAACCGACCTCATGAAAAATAAGAAGTTGTTAATTTCGCTTGAAAACCAATATTCAGAAACTGAAGATGATCGTGCTGACTTGGAAGATGAGTTAGCAGAAAAAAATGAACAACTTGAGGAGCTACAAGAAGCCTGGAATAAAGGACAAGCGGGGTTACTAGCGCAACACCTTATCGAAGGCGATTCATGTCCGGTTTGTGGGGCCGTTCATCACCTTGAAAAAGCCATCGTTCATGAGGATATGCCGACGGCTGAACAATTAAAATCCGTCCAAAATGAATTGAAGGAAATAGAGAAAGCAAAGTCAAAAAATGATGCTCTCTACTATGAGGCAAAATCGAAGTTTGAAACACAAATGGACCAAGTAATTAAATTGGCTGATGAATTAAGCATGAACCTTACGTATCAGCTTCGACAATTCGCCTTAGAAGACCAAGAAGAACACTATCGGCTTCAATGTAAAAATCTTTCAAATGAATTAAAGGCCATCGATGAAAAGCTACTTAAAGTGACAGAACTAGAACAGGAAGTAAAACAAACGACTGCTAACCTACTATCGGTAAAGGAGCGCTTAGCGAAGAGTCAGGAAGAACATGATAGTCTTTATACGTCTTTTGTAGAAAAACGTACCGAGCTTGCTCGATTAAAAGAGACACTTCCAGAACAATTGCGAAATGAAGCTGCGTTCAAGAAGCAATTAACAGTGGAACAAGAGCGTTTAAGAGATTTAGAACAAGCCTTAGTACAGGCTCAACAAGCAGTTACTGAAACAACTCAAAACATTGCTGGATTAGAAGGTTCGGTGTCATCACTACAAAAAGTCGTAACCGAATTAACTGAACGTCACAAGGAATTCCAAGAAATGTTTAACGATAAATTACATGAACTAGGATTTGCTTCTGTAGAGGAATATAGTAGAGTGAGATTGCCAGAAATGGAAATTCGTAAAATGGAAGCAAATGTTCAAGCATATAGAGAGGAGCTTCGCTCTGTTACTGATCGCTACACTGATTTGGTGACTAGGTTAACAAATATTGAAAAACCAGACCTAGCGAAGCTTTCTGAAAAGCTACAGATGATAAACGATGAAATCTCTGCCCTGCAAGAAAAACGAAACATTCTTTATCACAAGACGAAAACGAATCATGACATCGTAGAAACTATTGAAAAAATAAATGCACAAATGGCTTCAGTAGAGGAAGAATATAAAACTGTTGGGGAACTTGCAGAAATTGCCTCTGGGAAAAATACGTACAAAATAACGTTTGAGCGCTTTGTTTTAGCTGCCTTTTTAGATGATATTCTACTAGCGGCGAATGCTAGACTCAATAAAATGACAAATGGCCGCTACCAACTACAAAGAAAAACTGAACGATCTAAAGGCAATGCGCAAAGTGGACTTGAACTTTTGGCTTTTGATCAATATACCGGTGGCTCCAGACATGTAAAAACATTATCAGGTGGTGAAAGCTTTAAAGCTTCGCTTGCATTAGCGTTAGGACTAGCAGATATTGTTCAAAGCTTTTCGGGTGGGGTTTCAATGGAAACGATGTTCATTGACGAGGGCTTTGGTACGCTAGACCCTGAATCACTAGAAAGTGCAATTGATACCTTAATCGATATTCAAAGTACTGGTCGACTAGTAGGAATTATCTCACACGTTCCTGAGCTAAAAGAGCGGATTGACGCCCGTTTTGAAGTGATAGCCACACAAACTGGAAGTGTTGTAAAATACCATGGCGATACCGCTTCGGTTTAGAGTGTAGAGTGTAGAGTTGAAAAACCATTGTGAATATTTCACAATGGTTTTTCATAACTCATAACTCATAACTCATAACTCATAACTCATAACTCAAAACTCATCATTCATCATTAACCTATGAGCATTGTTTGGGATAATCAGGGGAACAATTGGTATAATTAGCATATCCAAAATGGAAAGGGTGATAAGTATGCCGATTGAGAAAGCAACGTTTGCAGGTGGCTGCTTCTGGTGTATGGTTAAACCGTTTCACGAGCAGGAAGGAATCCTAGACGTTCTTGTAGGTTATACCGGTGGCCATACAGAAAATCCAACATATAAAGAAGTTTGTAGAGAAGATACAGGTCATTACGAAGCGGTCCAAATCACATTCGACTCTTCAATTTACCCATATGAAAAATTATTGAGTTTATTTTGGCAACAAATTGACCCTACGGATCCCGGAGGGCAATTTGGTGATAGGGGGCAGTCGTATCAAACGGCTATTTTTTACCACACCGATGAGCAACGAGAAAAAGCAGAAACTTCAAAGGTAGAGCTTGAGGCAAGTGGGCGCTTTTCAAAACCAATAGTAACGCCAATTTTGCCAGCAACTACGTTTTACATTGGTGAAGACTACCATCAAGATTATTACAAGAAAAATCCAACCCATTATTCGCTATATAGCGTCGGTTCAGGCAGGGTAGGTTTTATAAAAGCGCATTGGGGGAATACGAACAATGAATGATGATCTAAAAAAACGATTATCACCAATTCAGTACGAAGTAACACAAAGAAACGGCACAGAACCACCTTTTCAAAATGAATATTGGAACAACAAACAAGAGGGGATTTACGTCGACATTATTTCTGGTGAGCCTTTGTTTTCTTCGATCGATAAATATGATTCTGGCTGTGGTTGGCCAAGCTTTACAAAACCTTTGGGTGATGACTTAATCGTCGAAAAAGCTGATGTCAGTCATTTTATGATTAGAACTGAGGTTAGATCAAAGAAATCAGACTCTCATTTAGGTCATGTTTTTAATGATGGACCACCACCAACAAATCTTCGCTATTGCATTAATTCTGCGAGTTTAAACTTTATTGCGAAAGAGAAACTTGTGGAAGAGGGATATGGGGAGTATTTAGAGCTTTTTAAATAAGTAATAAAGGCTCTTTTCGTAAACATTGTGGCATTATGGACAATATTCAATAAATAATCGATATTTCTACGTTACCAACACCTTCGAATGGTAGAAAAGATGGCCTCGAGAACTAGATATATCTTGTCTTTACTATAACAACAATCTTTGAGAAAACAGCCATAATAAAAAACATGCTGAAATTGGCATGTTTTTTGTTGTTATGCGATTTTTGGGATCTCAAAGTAGATATTAATAAACACTAAAGAGAGCAATATTCCTCCAAAAAGAAATAGAAAGAGGAATGCTGCTATTATTTCATGTTTCCCTAACCATTTTATTACTTTTTTCATGTTTATCACCCTGAAATTTAGGGTGGATAACTTTTCCTGATTTATACCTATTTTTTAGAAAATAGTAAACTTTTTTAGAGTATTGTGAAATAACTCTATTGGTTATAGAATTTAGATAGTTAGGAGGAGGCCTATGAGCATTTCGATAGAACCTTTAGGAGATTGCGGTTTAGTAGTAGTTTTTGGCGAAGCTGTAAGTGAAGAAGTACAGCAAAGGGTCACCGCTTTTTCGAAGTTATTAGCAAATACTTCAATAGAAGGATTTATAGAATATATACCTGCCTATACAACGGTTGCGATTATTTATAATCCTCTCTTTTATTTGAAAAATAAATACCAGTCACCATTTGAATCCTGTAAGGAAAAGGTCGAGCAATTACTTCAAAGCTGCAACTTAGAAAATAGAGAAAAAACAACCCAGCCGACTACGATCGTTCCTGTTTGTTATGGAGGAAAGTATGGCCCAGATTTGGAAACATTAGCAAGGTTTCATGCTTTAACTCAAGAGGAAGTAATTGAGTTACATCTTGAAGCTGACTATACAGTAGCGATGATCGGCTTTGCACCTGGCTTTCCGTACCTAAGTGGCTTAAATGAGCGAATCGCGACACAAAGACTTGCAACACCTAGAAAAAAAGTGCCAAAAGGCTCTGTAGGTATTGCAGGGTTACAAACAGGGATATACTCAATTGACTCGCCAGGTGGCTGGCAGATCATTGGTTGTACGCCAATTCCTTTATTCGATCATAAAAGATTGGAGCCAAGTCTGTTAAAGCAAGGTGATAGAGTTCGCTTTGAACGAATGAGCGAAGTGCAATTTGAATCGTGGAGAGGAACGAAAGATGAGTATCTTAGTTAAACAGGGTGGATTACGAACAACAATCCAAGATTTAGGTCGGTATTCTTTTCAAAAATACGGTGTTGTAGTTGGCGGGGCAATGGATTCCTTCTCACATAAATTAGCGAATCTCTTAGTCGGAAACCAAATCAGTGAGGCAACATTGGAAATAACATTGTTAGGTCCTGAACTTGTTTTTTTGGAAGATACGATTTTTGCCATATGTGGAGGATACTTCTTGCCGCAGCTTAATTTTGATGTGGTACCAATGGGAAGACCGATTTTTGTAAAGAAAGGATCGATTTTGAAATTTGGAAACTGTCAAAGCGGCTGTCGCGCCTATCTGGCTATCAAGGGTGGGATTGACACGCCGCTTGTGATGATGAGTCGTTCAACCTATGAACCGGCAAAATATGGAGGTCTTCATGGTGAGAAGCTTAAAAAAGGAGATATCATCCCTGTAAAAAGTCAAAAGCTAAAAAATAACTTCATAGTACATAATGACAATTTTTCTACTACCCGTTGGTTCGTTCATTCTCTTAAGAAATCGAAGAAAATTCGTGTTACGAGAGGAAGGCAGTATTCAGATTTTACTCTTGAAGCGATAGAGAACTTCTTTGAGAAGGAGTATCAACTTTCCTTAGATTCCGATCGAATGGGCTACCGTTTAGAAGGAGAAAAACTAGTAACACTTAATACCGTAGAACAAATTTCAGAAGCGACAGCATTTGGCACTGTGCAAGTTCCTGCCGATGGACAACCGATAATTTTAATGGCAGATCGACAACCGACAGGAGGCTATCCAAAACTGGCCAATGTGATCTCAGTTGATTTACCTTTATTAGCACAGCTGAAGCCAAGAGATATGGTTCAATTTGAAGAAATTTCATTAGAAGAAGCGCAAGAGTTATATGTCGCACAAGAAAAAGAACTAAGAAGACTTTCAATCTTATTGAAGCAAATCAGAAGGTAAGGAGCAAATAGATGATGGGGAAGATTGACCTAAATTGTGACCTAGGAGAAAGCTTTGGCATTTATAAGTTAGGTATAGACGAAGAAATATTAAATTACATCACATCTGCAAATATTGCCTGTGGATTTCATGCAGGCGATCCTAATGTCATGAGAAAAACAGTTGCATCGGCATTGGAAAAGGGTGTGAATGTTGGTGCGCATCCAGGTTTTCAGGACTTGGTAGGTTTTGGAAGAAGAGAAATTGAAATAACTGCTACTGAAGTGTATAATCTCGTCGTTTATCAAATAGGTGCTCTTCAAGCAATTGTTAAAGTAGAAGGCGGTGTCCTTCACCATGTAAAGCCACACGGAGCATTGTATAATATGGCTGCTCGAGATCCTGTGCTTGCCAAGGCAATTGTGAAAGCAATTAAGGATGTAGATGCAGCTTTAATTTTATATGGATTAGCAAATAGTCAGTTAACAAAGGCTGGAGAAGCTCTTGGGTTGCAAGTATATCATGAAGTTTTTGCTGACAGAACATATCAAGCGGATGGTACGTTGACACCTCGAACTGCGAAGAACGCCATCATTACTAATGAAAATGAAGCAATAAAGCAAATCTCAACGATGATCAGAGATGGGGCTGTACAATCGCTTCAGGGGGTAAAAGTGCCAATTAAACCGGACACCATTTGTATTCATGGAGATAATCATCATGCCTTAGCGTTCGCAAAAAAAATAAGCAGTGTCCTCATATAGTATCGTCCTTTGTTCTCTCTCTAGTCATAATCATAATCAGGTATACATATGATTTTCTATACTATTCTTTGTAAGAATGGTGCGATTTTTTTACTAATTGAGTGAATTTCATAATTATCTAAATCGCCATAGCAACTAACTAATGGCGCAAAAAGAAATTATGAAGTCATTATATTAGATAACACATGAAAACAAATCTAAAGAAAATGGAGTGTTGTTATTCATGGTAAAAAGAAAACGTATTAGAAAGACAATTCGTATGGTGCTGAGAGAAGCTAGGAGAGAACAAAAAGAACAAGTGCAAATTTCCAAAACTAATATTCAACAAAAAGAAAATTTAGAATAGGTTCAAATATTACTCAAGGCTCTTTTCGTTAACCTAGTTGTTATTGGTTGTATTAACATTTATTTTTTTCAGTTATTTAGTCTAATTTAGAAAAGATGCCCCGAGATCTTAGTGCTTCAGGTTATAGCTCTCCAATTTAATATGCGAAAAAAACTTAATCAAAAAAAGCCTGTGTCCAATTGGATACAGGCTTTAACTAACTAAATATTTTCCCCGCTCTGACGTAGCTCCTAGTGTCTCAAAACCCGCTCAAAAGCAGGTGGGTACTCGCAATCACTTTTCCAACTTCCAATTAGCTTACTTGGCTTGTTGTCCAAATGACAATTAGAATTCCCGTAAACAATGCATCGGTTTGAGACATCTCAAGCACACGTTCATCGCAGGATGTTTGTTATGCGTTTTTCTTATATTTGTATATTAATATAATTTTCCCTTAGTAACAATAGTGGTTTCTTACCATTAGTGGGAGAAAGTAAAGAAAGCAGGAATTTGCTACTATTTTGTCTAATATATTTAAATACTACTAGCTATATTTTTAGTTAACAGAATGAACGTAAGATTAAGGAGGAGGATATCATATGTTTTCATTTGAGACAGATCGGCTATATTTAAGACCGTTTGAGTTATCTGATGGTCAAACAATAAAATCCCTAGCTAACAATCAAGATTTGGCTCGAACGACTTTACACATACCGTATCCTTACCCAGATGGTTATGCTGAGCAATGGATCGCAAGTTGTTCTGAAAAAATGAAAAAAGGTAGCAGTTACTCCTTGGCGATTATCCTTAAAGAAACGTTGGAACTTG
Protein-coding sequences here:
- a CDS encoding 5-oxoprolinase subunit PxpA, translating into MGKIDLNCDLGESFGIYKLGIDEEILNYITSANIACGFHAGDPNVMRKTVASALEKGVNVGAHPGFQDLVGFGRREIEITATEVYNLVVYQIGALQAIVKVEGGVLHHVKPHGALYNMAARDPVLAKAIVKAIKDVDAALILYGLANSQLTKAGEALGLQVYHEVFADRTYQADGTLTPRTAKNAIITNENEAIKQISTMIRDGAVQSLQGVKVPIKPDTICIHGDNHHALAFAKKISSVLI
- the msrA gene encoding peptide-methionine (S)-S-oxide reductase MsrA, yielding MPIEKATFAGGCFWCMVKPFHEQEGILDVLVGYTGGHTENPTYKEVCREDTGHYEAVQITFDSSIYPYEKLLSLFWQQIDPTDPGGQFGDRGQSYQTAIFYHTDEQREKAETSKVELEASGRFSKPIVTPILPATTFYIGEDYHQDYYKKNPTHYSLYSVGSGRVGFIKAHWGNTNNE
- a CDS encoding biotin-dependent carboxyltransferase family protein, which encodes MSILVKQGGLRTTIQDLGRYSFQKYGVVVGGAMDSFSHKLANLLVGNQISEATLEITLLGPELVFLEDTIFAICGGYFLPQLNFDVVPMGRPIFVKKGSILKFGNCQSGCRAYLAIKGGIDTPLVMMSRSTYEPAKYGGLHGEKLKKGDIIPVKSQKLKNNFIVHNDNFSTTRWFVHSLKKSKKIRVTRGRQYSDFTLEAIENFFEKEYQLSLDSDRMGYRLEGEKLVTLNTVEQISEATAFGTVQVPADGQPIILMADRQPTGGYPKLANVISVDLPLLAQLKPRDMVQFEEISLEEAQELYVAQEKELRRLSILLKQIRR
- the msrB gene encoding peptide-methionine (R)-S-oxide reductase MsrB, producing the protein MNDDLKKRLSPIQYEVTQRNGTEPPFQNEYWNNKQEGIYVDIISGEPLFSSIDKYDSGCGWPSFTKPLGDDLIVEKADVSHFMIRTEVRSKKSDSHLGHVFNDGPPPTNLRYCINSASLNFIAKEKLVEEGYGEYLELFK
- a CDS encoding SMC family ATPase, encoding MKPLKLSMQAFGPYATKQEVDFSKLGAKTMFVVSGPTGSGKTTIFDGISFAIYGKASGDDRSGVDLRSQFTQDDTVTEVSLTFELRGKRYLIIRSPQQEKKKSRGEGTTIIGAKAELYEIGENETLLASNVREVDDKIQEIMKIDCHQFRQIMMIPQGEFRKLLVSESKDKEKILQKLFHTEVYKTIEEKLKEKSAQLRKLVERSVLERNSFISRIQAQDNEKLQALLAEEHINVVELLQELKQDVAEDQKALTAFAANIFTKEEQRGFIEKEIHHGNVLIEQLETMEKLLLQKEQLEARQPEIADVVKAIDLANKAVIIHQQEERCRDVSRQVVTKEQELKNARTLITNLTLVLKEKQAHLQKEEAKASEKEAIQKEISRLQLMEKDVRSFSSLEKTVDSLNRSLETIRGSKTNLEKEYTALEEKLEVLATEKEAINEAKLAKAELAAKLASEERMLERVTDLMKNKKLLISLENQYSETEDDRADLEDELAEKNEQLEELQEAWNKGQAGLLAQHLIEGDSCPVCGAVHHLEKAIVHEDMPTAEQLKSVQNELKEIEKAKSKNDALYYEAKSKFETQMDQVIKLADELSMNLTYQLRQFALEDQEEHYRLQCKNLSNELKAIDEKLLKVTELEQEVKQTTANLLSVKERLAKSQEEHDSLYTSFVEKRTELARLKETLPEQLRNEAAFKKQLTVEQERLRDLEQALVQAQQAVTETTQNIAGLEGSVSSLQKVVTELTERHKEFQEMFNDKLHELGFASVEEYSRVRLPEMEIRKMEANVQAYREELRSVTDRYTDLVTRLTNIEKPDLAKLSEKLQMINDEISALQEKRNILYHKTKTNHDIVETIEKINAQMASVEEEYKTVGELAEIASGKNTYKITFERFVLAAFLDDILLAANARLNKMTNGRYQLQRKTERSKGNAQSGLELLAFDQYTGGSRHVKTLSGGESFKASLALALGLADIVQSFSGGVSMETMFIDEGFGTLDPESLESAIDTLIDIQSTGRLVGIISHVPELKERIDARFEVIATQTGSVVKYHGDTASV
- the pxpB gene encoding 5-oxoprolinase subunit PxpB translates to MSISIEPLGDCGLVVVFGEAVSEEVQQRVTAFSKLLANTSIEGFIEYIPAYTTVAIIYNPLFYLKNKYQSPFESCKEKVEQLLQSCNLENREKTTQPTTIVPVCYGGKYGPDLETLARFHALTQEEVIELHLEADYTVAMIGFAPGFPYLSGLNERIATQRLATPRKKVPKGSVGIAGLQTGIYSIDSPGGWQIIGCTPIPLFDHKRLEPSLLKQGDRVRFERMSEVQFESWRGTKDEYLS